From the Flavimarina sp. Hel_I_48 genome, one window contains:
- the ppk1 gene encoding polyphosphate kinase 1: protein MNRKSLPPVNDEDRYLNREISWLQFNARVLQEAEDEKVPLIERLRFVGIFSNNLDEFFKVRYATVKRIVEAGKKGRKALGVYAADELLEKITRIVIEQQAESLKILENIHNKLETERILVIREDGITHPEHIEFIKNFFMERVSPALVTIILDHDMELPRIQDLEAYLTVKIKKKGRSRPMYALVEIPSSLDRFVVLPKVDENDYIMILDDLIRFNLDVVFNIFEYDSISAHMIKITRDAELDIESDLGKSFIEKLSRSIKGREDAEPVRFVYDQSIDDHTLTFLLNLLGIENNDSIIPGGRYHNRKDYMAFPSLGRTDLLYSRLKPLPINGISLNDSILKRIAERDFLQYTPYHTFAYIIKFLREAALDPKVKTIKITIYRLAKISHVASALINAAKNGKQVTVQIELRARFDEASNMMYANQMQDEGVRLIFGVPGLKVHSKICVIERLEGSTLKRYGIISTGNFNGNTARIYTDYTLFTANREILKDIDKLFNFFDTNYIVNTYKHLIISPHYARNSFYKLINKEVTKVKNGGEGYIRLKLNSISNYEIIDKLYAASQAGVKIDMIVRGVCCIIPGVKGMSENISVISVIDKFLEHPRVLIFGSEGSEAVFISSSDWMTRNLDNRVEVTCPIYDPEIKKEIIETFMIGLHDNVKARAITKAQDNAYRKNDKPALRSQFATYDYYLNKMEELDS, encoded by the coding sequence ATGAATAGAAAGTCTCTACCACCAGTTAATGATGAAGATAGATATTTAAATAGGGAGATAAGCTGGCTACAATTTAATGCTAGGGTACTTCAGGAAGCTGAAGATGAAAAGGTTCCATTAATAGAACGTTTACGTTTTGTAGGTATTTTTTCCAATAATTTAGACGAGTTTTTTAAGGTGCGTTATGCTACCGTAAAGCGTATTGTTGAAGCAGGGAAGAAAGGCCGTAAAGCTCTTGGGGTGTATGCCGCTGATGAACTTCTTGAGAAAATCACGCGTATTGTCATAGAGCAGCAGGCCGAAAGTTTGAAAATCCTCGAGAATATTCACAATAAGCTGGAAACCGAACGTATTTTGGTGATTCGGGAAGATGGGATAACCCATCCTGAACATATTGAATTTATCAAGAATTTTTTTATGGAACGCGTGAGTCCGGCGCTTGTGACCATAATTCTTGACCACGATATGGAACTTCCCCGTATACAGGATCTTGAAGCCTATCTAACCGTAAAAATAAAGAAAAAGGGAAGGTCGCGACCCATGTATGCCCTGGTAGAAATACCCAGCAGCCTGGATCGTTTTGTGGTGCTTCCCAAAGTTGACGAGAATGATTATATCATGATTCTTGATGACCTGATACGCTTTAACCTTGACGTTGTCTTTAATATATTTGAATACGATTCAATCTCTGCGCATATGATCAAGATTACCAGGGATGCAGAACTGGATATTGAATCAGACCTTGGTAAGAGTTTTATAGAAAAACTTTCCAGAAGTATAAAAGGGCGCGAAGATGCAGAGCCGGTACGTTTTGTTTACGACCAGTCCATTGACGATCATACCCTTACTTTTTTACTGAATTTACTCGGAATTGAAAATAACGATAGTATCATACCCGGGGGGCGTTACCACAATAGAAAAGATTATATGGCCTTTCCAAGTCTGGGAAGGACTGATTTGCTGTACAGCCGTTTAAAACCACTTCCCATTAATGGTATTAGTCTCAACGACAGCATTTTAAAACGTATTGCCGAACGTGATTTTCTGCAATATACTCCCTACCATACCTTTGCCTACATTATAAAATTTCTGCGCGAAGCAGCTTTAGATCCAAAGGTGAAAACCATAAAGATCACTATCTATAGGCTGGCCAAGATCAGCCATGTGGCAAGTGCACTTATCAATGCCGCTAAGAACGGAAAGCAGGTTACGGTTCAGATCGAGTTACGGGCCAGATTTGATGAAGCCTCAAATATGATGTATGCAAATCAAATGCAGGATGAAGGGGTAAGGCTCATCTTCGGTGTACCGGGACTAAAGGTACACAGCAAGATTTGCGTTATAGAACGGTTGGAAGGAAGTACATTAAAGCGCTACGGAATTATAAGTACAGGTAACTTTAACGGCAATACTGCACGCATTTATACAGATTATACCCTATTTACCGCAAACCGGGAAATTCTAAAGGATATTGATAAACTGTTCAATTTCTTTGATACCAATTATATAGTAAATACCTATAAACATCTAATCATATCCCCGCATTACGCACGCAATAGTTTCTACAAACTCATAAATAAGGAAGTTACGAAGGTTAAAAATGGGGGTGAGGGTTATATACGATTAAAACTTAACAGTATTTCCAATTATGAAATTATTGACAAGCTCTACGCAGCGAGTCAGGCCGGTGTAAAAATTGATATGATCGTGCGGGGCGTATGCTGTATTATCCCCGGGGTTAAAGGAATGAGCGAAAATATTAGTGTCATAAGCGTTATAGATAAATTCCTGGAACATCCACGCGTGCTTATTTTTGGTAGTGAGGGATCAGAAGCCGTTTTTATATCATCTTCAGACTGGATGACCCGCAACCTGGATAATAGGGTAGAGGTGACCTGTCCCATTTATGATCCTGAGATCAAAAAAGAAATTATAGAGACCTTTATGATAGGACTTCATGATAATGTAAAGGCCCGGGCAATCACAAAAGCCCAGGATAATGCGTACCGCAAGAATGATAAACCTGCCCTGCGTTCACAATTTGCGACCTATGATTATTATTTGAACAAAATGGAAGAACTCGATTCATGA
- a CDS encoding SixA phosphatase family protein: MKRLYLVRHAKSSWEFDLDDHERPLSERGLHDAPLVAGHINEELEFPDKILSSDAVRAKTTALFYLKVLGIEEAQLALNPKLYDFNGREVEKIIRSTANEVDCLMIFGHNNAMTHLVNKLGDLEIDNVATAAFTEIIFEQSSWAEVTKGTTKRHIKPKQLK, translated from the coding sequence ATGAAAAGACTATATTTGGTAAGACATGCAAAATCCTCCTGGGAATTTGACCTGGATGATCATGAGAGACCGTTAAGTGAACGCGGTCTGCATGACGCCCCCTTAGTGGCAGGGCATATAAATGAGGAATTAGAATTCCCTGACAAAATATTAAGTAGCGATGCGGTACGTGCAAAAACCACCGCCCTTTTTTACCTTAAAGTCCTTGGGATTGAAGAGGCGCAACTTGCTTTAAATCCTAAATTATATGATTTTAATGGTAGGGAAGTTGAGAAAATCATACGCAGTACAGCTAATGAGGTCGATTGTTTGATGATTTTTGGTCATAATAATGCAATGACCCACCTTGTAAACAAGTTAGGGGATCTGGAGATTGATAATGTCGCTACAGCTGCATTTACAGAAATTATTTTCGAACAAAGCAGCTGGGCAGAGGTAACGAAGGGAACCACAAAAAGACATATAAAACCGAAGCAATTAAAATAG
- the pdxH gene encoding pyridoxamine 5'-phosphate oxidase: MSENLGDYRKSYDKNSLTIAGSSENPILQFERWFKEVEENGGVEEVNAMTVSTIGLDGYPKSRVVLLKNYSDNGFVFYTNYNSEKGRAIAANQHICLSFFWPNLERQVIIKGKASKISEAESTAYFHSRPQGSQLGALVSPQSEIIPDREFLENRKKVLENDFESKEIPKPEHWGGFLVEPHEFEFWQGRPNRLHDRIRYSGHKNQWKRDRLAP; this comes from the coding sequence ATGTCCGAGAATTTAGGAGATTACCGAAAGTCTTATGATAAGAATAGTCTCACGATCGCAGGAAGTAGTGAAAATCCCATATTGCAGTTTGAACGGTGGTTTAAAGAGGTTGAAGAAAACGGGGGTGTAGAAGAAGTCAATGCCATGACCGTTTCTACTATTGGTTTAGACGGTTATCCTAAAAGCCGGGTGGTTCTCTTAAAAAACTACAGCGATAACGGTTTTGTATTTTATACGAATTATAATAGTGAGAAAGGCAGGGCAATTGCTGCCAATCAACATATTTGCCTTTCCTTTTTCTGGCCAAATCTGGAACGACAGGTTATCATTAAAGGAAAGGCCAGTAAAATTTCCGAAGCAGAATCTACTGCTTATTTCCATTCCAGACCCCAGGGGAGTCAACTGGGTGCCCTGGTTTCCCCACAGAGCGAAATCATTCCAGATCGGGAATTTCTAGAAAATCGGAAAAAAGTGCTTGAAAATGATTTTGAGAGCAAAGAAATCCCAAAGCCTGAACATTGGGGTGGATTCCTTGTGGAGCCGCACGAATTTGAATTCTGGCAAGGCCGTCCCAACCGGCTACATGATAGAATACGGTACAGCGGACATAAAAATCAATGGAAAAGAGATCGACTGGCTCCTTAA
- a CDS encoding SIMPL domain-containing protein codes for MKLLLLNICIFFAATTMAQNSFEPLITVSGKGEVTVVPDQVTISLGVETTGKEAEKVKAENDRAIDAILKYALKQGISQNNITTQYINLNKNYNYEDKSTQYTASQIVKLKLENLDDYENVMTGLVSQGVNSINGIEFGSSKMDEYEEKARTLAMKNAKNKAEQYVGVTGQKVGPALMITEAGANVPQPRPMMKTMSMMESSSRETLAPGEMTITERVEVSFKLGS; via the coding sequence ATGAAATTATTATTGCTTAACATCTGCATCTTTTTTGCAGCAACCACTATGGCACAGAATTCTTTTGAACCTCTTATTACCGTTTCCGGAAAAGGGGAAGTTACCGTTGTTCCAGATCAGGTCACTATTTCCTTAGGCGTTGAAACTACCGGAAAGGAAGCCGAAAAGGTCAAGGCCGAAAATGACAGGGCCATTGATGCCATTCTCAAATATGCACTTAAACAAGGGATATCGCAGAATAATATCACAACGCAATACATTAATTTGAATAAAAATTATAATTACGAGGACAAATCGACGCAATATACCGCAAGTCAAATCGTAAAATTGAAATTAGAAAATCTAGATGATTATGAGAACGTCATGACCGGTTTGGTTTCTCAGGGCGTAAATTCCATAAACGGCATTGAGTTTGGATCCTCTAAGATGGACGAGTATGAAGAAAAGGCTCGTACGCTTGCCATGAAAAATGCAAAAAACAAAGCGGAACAGTATGTAGGTGTTACCGGACAGAAAGTAGGGCCTGCACTTATGATTACAGAAGCCGGTGCTAACGTACCACAACCAAGACCCATGATGAAAACAATGTCAATGATGGAAAGTTCCTCACGCGAGACTTTGGCGCCAGGTGAAATGACCATTACAGAACGTGTTGAAGTTTCCTTTAAACTGGGAAGCTAA
- a CDS encoding rhomboid family intramembrane serine protease, protein MGNLDLVTVIVIAVNVLFSMKGFNDYSFFEKYKFNTGAVRRGEQIRILTSGFLHVNTSHLFFNMLTLYFFASIVIALLGTLNFVIIYLGSLILGNLLSFYFHKDDSGYTAVGASGAVSGILYSAILLQPGMSLYMFFIPIPIPAYIFGIGYLLYSIYGMRAQNDNIGHDAHFGGAIGGYVLTLAMAPVLFQTNLLMVSLLAIPIVVLFVLNKTGKI, encoded by the coding sequence ATGGGCAATCTTGACTTGGTTACGGTCATCGTCATCGCAGTGAATGTACTCTTCTCAATGAAAGGGTTCAATGATTATTCTTTTTTTGAAAAGTACAAATTCAATACGGGCGCGGTACGACGAGGCGAGCAAATTCGGATTTTGACCTCTGGTTTTTTGCATGTAAACACCTCGCACCTGTTTTTCAACATGCTTACGCTCTACTTTTTTGCGTCCATTGTAATCGCACTTCTGGGGACTTTAAATTTTGTGATTATTTATCTGGGGAGCCTGATACTGGGTAATTTGTTGTCGTTTTACTTTCACAAGGACGATTCTGGTTATACTGCCGTAGGAGCCAGTGGTGCGGTTTCCGGTATTCTTTATTCGGCTATTTTGCTGCAGCCAGGTATGAGTTTATACATGTTTTTTATACCTATTCCCATACCGGCGTATATTTTCGGTATCGGTTACTTACTCTATTCTATTTATGGGATGCGCGCACAAAATGACAATATAGGCCATGACGCGCACTTTGGCGGTGCGATAGGCGGGTATGTGCTTACGCTGGCAATGGCTCCCGTCCTTTTTCAGACAAACCTTTTAATGGTGAGCTTACTGGCTATTCCCATCGTAGTTCTTTTCGTATTAAATAAAACAGGAAAAATTTAA
- a CDS encoding lysophospholipid acyltransferase family protein, whose translation MQRILFWLVYPLLLGISKLPFPIFYKVSDLVCFLVYRVLGYRKKTVRYNLDMAFPNISPEEKKRIEKKFYRHMCDMFLEMIKSISITEAEMRKRFIFKNPELLKSFEDNNESIIIMTGHYASYEWSSSMQFFMDNTGYGVYKKIKNDHFDALIRRTRERWNNELLQNKIAPKAMARHQAEGIKATYAFFADQSPKASKNNHFSLFFDHKVPFFTGTERISKNLNIPLVFMNVQKKGRGFYEASFEVMSTAPSSVPDYELTDLFAKKLEAQIKNAPEYYLWTHKRFKHVEI comes from the coding sequence ATGCAACGCATACTCTTTTGGCTCGTTTACCCCTTATTATTGGGCATTTCAAAGCTACCTTTCCCAATATTCTATAAAGTTTCAGATCTGGTCTGTTTTCTGGTATACCGTGTGCTCGGGTACCGTAAAAAAACGGTACGCTATAATCTCGATATGGCCTTTCCTAATATTTCACCAGAAGAGAAAAAAAGGATCGAGAAAAAATTCTATAGGCATATGTGCGATATGTTTCTTGAAATGATCAAATCAATTTCCATTACAGAAGCAGAAATGCGAAAGCGCTTTATTTTCAAAAATCCTGAACTACTGAAAAGTTTTGAAGATAACAATGAAAGTATAATTATTATGACAGGACATTATGCCAGCTATGAGTGGTCTAGCAGCATGCAGTTCTTCATGGATAATACGGGCTATGGGGTCTATAAAAAGATTAAAAATGACCATTTTGACGCGTTGATACGCCGTACCAGAGAGCGGTGGAACAATGAATTACTTCAGAATAAAATTGCGCCAAAAGCCATGGCAAGACATCAGGCAGAGGGTATCAAAGCTACTTATGCTTTCTTTGCAGATCAATCTCCAAAAGCCTCAAAAAACAACCATTTTAGCCTGTTTTTTGATCATAAAGTGCCATTTTTTACAGGTACAGAGCGTATTTCTAAAAATTTAAATATTCCTCTGGTATTTATGAATGTACAGAAAAAAGGCCGTGGCTTTTATGAAGCTAGCTTTGAGGTTATGAGCACGGCACCTTCATCTGTTCCTGATTATGAATTGACCGATCTGTTTGCAAAAAAACTGGAAGCACAAATAAAAAATGCGCCCGAGTATTACCTCTGGACGCATAAAAGATTTAAGCACGTTGAAATTTGA
- a CDS encoding gluconate 2-dehydrogenase subunit 3 family protein produces MNRRDTIKTLFVGGIGSSLVLTSCMQEQETPIAELKEGTIENYGRTPAEAARDEYLVSKNFFTDDELQTIAILSDIIIPADDTSGSATEAEVPAFIEFISKDMPEHQTPLRGGIMWLNHESNRRFNKVFNALDEDSQLSIIDDIAYPEEVKPELQQGANFFSRIRNLVTTGYFTSKIGIEYLGYKGNIPNAWDGVPQDVLDEHNMKYDDRMLKTSIKMEERGEIMDWSNYKV; encoded by the coding sequence ATGAACAGAAGAGACACGATAAAAACATTATTTGTAGGAGGAATAGGGTCTAGCCTGGTGTTAACCAGCTGCATGCAAGAGCAGGAAACCCCTATTGCCGAACTTAAAGAAGGAACTATTGAAAATTACGGAAGAACACCTGCTGAGGCAGCCCGTGATGAGTACCTTGTAAGCAAAAACTTTTTCACCGATGATGAACTGCAGACTATCGCCATTTTAAGCGATATAATTATTCCTGCAGACGATACTTCGGGATCTGCGACAGAGGCAGAAGTACCAGCTTTTATTGAATTTATTTCGAAAGATATGCCAGAGCATCAAACGCCATTGCGGGGTGGGATTATGTGGCTCAACCACGAGAGCAACCGTAGGTTCAATAAAGTTTTCAATGCCCTGGATGAAGATAGTCAGCTATCTATTATTGATGATATTGCCTATCCCGAGGAAGTCAAGCCGGAGTTGCAACAAGGGGCAAATTTTTTCAGCAGAATTCGTAATCTGGTTACAACTGGGTATTTTACCAGTAAAATAGGTATTGAATATCTGGGTTATAAGGGTAACATCCCTAATGCATGGGATGGAGTACCCCAGGATGTGCTTGACGAGCACAACATGAAATACGACGATAGAATGCTTAAAACTTCCATTAAAATGGAAGAAAGAGGGGAAATTATGGATTGGAGTAATTATAAAGTCTAA
- a CDS encoding GMC family oxidoreductase, with the protein MSFQIKEQSKKYDICIVGSGAGGGMAANILSEQGFKVALMEAGPHFDPANDEQRTQLRWPYESPRRGAGTTRPFGDFDMAYGGWELEGEPYTQKNQTQFDWFRSRMLGGRTNHWGRISLRFGPLDYKRKDFDGKGDNWPISYEDVSPYYDKVDKMIGVFGTRENIPNEPDGYFLPPPKPRLHELYLKQATGKVNIPMIPSRLSILTKTVNKKRGACFYCSQCSRSCSVYGDFSSSSVLVNPAMETGNVDLYVNAMVRQVLTNGEGKATGVSYINKDDSQEYEIKAKVVILAASACSSARIMLNSKSAQHPNGLGNSSDHVGKYLHDSTGSSRMGIIPSLMDRKRYNEDGVGGMHMYTPWWLNDSKNLGFTRGYHIEYWGGMGMPAYGFGFNTEKLNGRFPDKDGNTKKAGGYGQGFKEDVSRFYGATIGMAGRGESIPRKDNYCEIDPNTVDKFGIPVLRFNYNWTSEEQKQAQHMNDTFEEVINSMGGIPLGEKPGKEQNYGLENPGRIIHEVGTTRMGDDPKTSVVNKYNQCHDVDNVFVMDGGAFVSQADKNPTWTILALAWRASDYLAGELKNMSI; encoded by the coding sequence ATGTCTTTTCAAATTAAAGAGCAATCCAAAAAATACGATATCTGTATTGTAGGTTCTGGAGCTGGCGGTGGGATGGCTGCCAATATTCTTTCTGAGCAAGGTTTCAAAGTCGCGCTGATGGAAGCGGGTCCGCATTTTGACCCTGCAAATGATGAACAACGCACCCAGCTGCGCTGGCCTTATGAGTCCCCCAGACGCGGTGCCGGTACGACCAGGCCATTTGGTGATTTCGATATGGCATATGGTGGTTGGGAGCTCGAGGGTGAACCTTATACACAGAAAAACCAAACGCAGTTCGATTGGTTCAGATCTAGGATGCTGGGAGGCAGGACAAATCACTGGGGCCGTATTTCGTTGCGGTTTGGTCCTTTGGATTATAAGCGAAAAGATTTTGATGGGAAAGGGGATAACTGGCCCATAAGTTATGAGGATGTCAGCCCATATTATGATAAAGTAGATAAAATGATCGGTGTATTTGGGACGCGTGAAAATATTCCAAATGAGCCAGACGGTTATTTTTTACCGCCACCCAAACCACGCTTGCATGAACTGTACCTTAAGCAGGCGACAGGGAAGGTAAACATACCCATGATACCTTCAAGACTCTCCATACTCACTAAAACAGTGAATAAAAAACGAGGGGCTTGTTTCTATTGTAGCCAATGTTCGCGTTCCTGTTCTGTCTATGGGGATTTTTCATCTTCTTCTGTCCTTGTGAACCCGGCGATGGAAACAGGGAACGTTGACCTTTATGTAAATGCCATGGTGCGCCAGGTACTGACTAATGGCGAAGGAAAAGCTACCGGGGTTTCTTATATTAATAAGGATGATTCCCAGGAGTATGAAATCAAGGCAAAAGTGGTTATTCTTGCGGCCAGTGCCTGCAGTTCTGCCCGTATAATGCTCAATTCAAAGTCTGCACAACACCCCAATGGACTTGGTAATTCCAGCGATCACGTAGGTAAGTACCTGCATGATAGTACAGGCTCTTCAAGAATGGGAATTATCCCTTCATTAATGGATAGAAAGCGCTACAACGAAGATGGTGTAGGCGGAATGCATATGTATACGCCCTGGTGGCTCAATGATAGTAAGAACCTTGGTTTTACGAGAGGGTATCACATTGAGTACTGGGGAGGTATGGGAATGCCGGCCTATGGATTTGGTTTTAATACCGAAAAGCTCAATGGAAGATTTCCCGATAAGGACGGAAACACGAAAAAAGCAGGTGGTTACGGTCAGGGATTCAAAGAAGATGTGAGTAGGTTTTACGGAGCGACCATCGGTATGGCCGGTCGTGGGGAAAGTATTCCGCGAAAGGATAATTATTGCGAGATCGACCCGAATACGGTAGATAAATTTGGTATTCCCGTGCTTCGTTTTAACTATAACTGGACCAGTGAGGAGCAGAAACAGGCGCAGCATATGAACGATACCTTTGAGGAAGTGATAAACTCCATGGGCGGTATTCCGCTAGGTGAAAAGCCTGGTAAGGAACAGAATTATGGCCTTGAAAATCCCGGGCGTATCATTCACGAAGTAGGTACTACACGTATGGGAGATGATCCTAAAACATCGGTCGTTAATAAATACAATCAATGCCACGATGTGGATAACGTATTTGTGATGGACGGGGGAGCTTTTGTTTCCCAGGCAGATAAAAACCCTACCTGGACAATTTTGGCACTGGCGTGGAGAGCTTCAGATTATCTAGCGGGAGAATTAAAGAATATGTCTATATAA
- the glmM gene encoding phosphoglucosamine mutase, with amino-acid sequence MTLIKSISGIRGTIGGKPGDNLTPLDTVKFAAAYGTWLKQQRNKDNYKVVIGRDARISGSMVQQLVMNTLTGMGIDVVDLDLSTTPTVEVAVPMEHADGGIILTASHNPKQWNALKLLNAKGEFLNGVEGEKILKIADANDFDFAEVDELGEIFINDAYIDIHIDEVLNLELVDEDVIAAANFKVVVDGVNSTGGIAIPLLLERLGVETVKLYCEPNGEFPHNPEPLKEHLGDICKLVVKENADLGIVVDPDVDRLAFITEKGEMFGEEYTLVACADYVLSETKGNTISNLSSSRALRDVTESHGGEYFASAVGEVNVVELMKDKKAVIGGEGNGGIIYPELHYGRDSLVGVALFLTHLAKKKMAVSDLRASYPSYFMSKNKIQLTPQLDVDKILAAVAEHYKNEEVSTVDGVKIDFEKHWVHLRKSNTEPIIRIYTEAQTQNEADQIAEDMIEHIKKVAGL; translated from the coding sequence ATGACTTTAATAAAATCAATATCAGGAATACGCGGTACCATAGGCGGTAAACCGGGAGATAACCTCACACCGTTAGATACCGTAAAGTTTGCAGCTGCTTATGGCACCTGGTTAAAACAACAGCGCAATAAAGATAATTATAAGGTCGTAATAGGTCGGGATGCACGTATTTCTGGTAGTATGGTGCAACAACTGGTCATGAATACACTTACCGGTATGGGAATAGACGTTGTAGATCTTGACCTTTCCACCACACCTACGGTTGAGGTAGCCGTACCCATGGAGCACGCAGATGGTGGTATTATCCTTACCGCCTCCCACAATCCTAAACAATGGAACGCGCTAAAGTTGCTAAATGCGAAGGGCGAATTTTTAAATGGCGTTGAAGGCGAAAAAATATTGAAAATCGCCGATGCAAACGATTTTGATTTCGCTGAAGTTGATGAACTGGGTGAGATTTTTATAAATGATGCCTATATAGATATTCATATAGATGAAGTGCTCAATCTAGAACTTGTTGATGAAGATGTCATAGCTGCTGCAAACTTTAAAGTGGTGGTAGATGGTGTTAACTCTACCGGCGGTATCGCCATACCCTTGCTTCTGGAGCGGCTGGGCGTTGAGACCGTCAAGTTATACTGTGAGCCCAATGGCGAGTTTCCACACAATCCAGAACCGTTAAAAGAACATCTGGGTGACATCTGTAAGCTGGTGGTCAAGGAAAATGCAGACCTGGGTATCGTGGTTGATCCAGACGTTGACCGCCTTGCTTTTATTACCGAAAAAGGGGAAATGTTTGGAGAAGAATATACACTGGTTGCCTGTGCGGATTATGTCTTAAGTGAAACTAAGGGCAATACGATTTCCAATTTGTCATCGTCCCGTGCACTTCGTGATGTAACCGAAAGTCATGGTGGTGAATATTTTGCAAGTGCCGTGGGAGAGGTCAACGTAGTTGAACTTATGAAAGATAAAAAGGCAGTTATAGGTGGCGAGGGTAATGGTGGTATTATTTATCCAGAATTACACTATGGCCGTGATAGCCTGGTAGGGGTCGCATTGTTCCTAACGCATCTGGCAAAGAAGAAGATGGCGGTTAGTGACCTGCGAGCAAGCTATCCCTCTTACTTTATGAGCAAAAATAAAATTCAGCTTACGCCACAATTAGATGTGGATAAAATATTGGCTGCTGTTGCAGAACACTATAAAAACGAGGAGGTAAGTACAGTAGATGGGGTTAAAATAGATTTTGAAAAGCACTGGGTGCATCTTAGAAAATCAAATACAGAACCTATCATTAGGATCTATACAGAAGCACAGACCCAGAACGAAGCAGATCAGATCGCCGAAGATATGATTGAACATATAAAAAAGGTGGCAGGGCTTTAG